Proteins encoded within one genomic window of Sphingomonas sp. KRR8:
- a CDS encoding YggT family protein, giving the protein MLLALIGIADLLLRLLGYIVIGQVILSWLVAFNVINTSSQGVRRFIVAIDRLLDPLYRPIRKVLPDFGGLDLSPIVLLIAIQIVRMLLGGLASDVA; this is encoded by the coding sequence ATGCTGCTCGCTCTCATCGGCATTGCCGACCTGCTGCTCCGCCTGCTGGGCTACATCGTCATCGGTCAGGTGATCCTGAGTTGGCTGGTGGCGTTCAACGTCATCAACACCAGCTCACAGGGTGTGCGGCGGTTCATCGTCGCCATCGACCGGCTGCTGGACCCGCTGTACCGACCGATCCGCAAGGTTCTTCCGGATTTCGGCGGCCTGGACCTGTCACCGATCGTCCTGCTGATTGCGATCCAGATCGTGCGGATGCTGCTCGGCGGGCTCGCCAGCGACGTCGCATGA
- the egtD gene encoding L-histidine N(alpha)-methyltransferase: protein MLATLETDPIFKADVLAGLAASPPAIPARWLYDQRGSELFEQITVLPEYYPTRTETALLRAIAPELARWIEPGRAVVEWGAGAQTKTPILLNAIMPAAYVPVDISGGMLRDEATALSRKLSVPVLPIEGDFTRPITLPEQVQGQAKLGFFPGSTIGNFVPASATDLLRLFRQDLGTGALLLIGFDRVKDQARLVTAYDDAQGVTAAFNLNLLERINRELEGDIPVDKFRHQARWNSLLNRIEMHLVAREPVSFTVLGQHFRLDAGQSIHTENSHKYTPESAGLLLSAGGWTPRTWWTDPAGDFMLFLAEAEAERFAP from the coding sequence TTGCTCGCGACGCTTGAAACCGACCCGATCTTCAAGGCCGACGTGCTGGCCGGGCTGGCCGCTTCGCCGCCCGCCATTCCGGCCCGATGGCTCTACGACCAGCGCGGGTCTGAGCTGTTCGAACAGATCACGGTCCTTCCGGAATATTATCCGACGCGTACCGAGACGGCGTTGCTGCGGGCGATCGCACCCGAATTGGCGCGTTGGATCGAGCCGGGACGGGCGGTGGTCGAATGGGGCGCGGGTGCGCAGACCAAGACGCCGATTCTGCTGAACGCGATCATGCCCGCGGCTTATGTTCCGGTGGACATCAGCGGCGGAATGCTGCGCGACGAGGCGACGGCGCTGAGCCGCAAGCTGTCGGTGCCGGTGCTTCCAATCGAAGGCGACTTTACCCGCCCGATCACCCTTCCCGAGCAGGTCCAGGGGCAGGCCAAGCTTGGTTTCTTCCCGGGTTCGACCATCGGCAATTTCGTGCCCGCGAGCGCAACGGACCTGCTGCGGCTCTTCCGCCAAGACCTTGGCACCGGGGCGCTGCTGCTGATTGGGTTCGACCGGGTCAAGGATCAGGCCCGGCTGGTCACGGCCTATGACGATGCGCAGGGCGTGACGGCGGCGTTCAACCTCAACTTGCTGGAGCGGATCAACCGCGAGCTGGAGGGCGACATCCCTGTCGACAAATTCCGGCACCAGGCGCGCTGGAACAGCCTGCTCAACCGGATCGAGATGCACCTGGTCGCGCGCGAGCCGGTCAGCTTCACCGTGCTTGGCCAGCACTTCAGGCTCGATGCGGGTCAGTCGATCCACACGGAGAACAGTCACAAATACACGCCGGAAAGCGCCGGGCTGCTGCTTTCGGCCGGGGGCTGGACCCCGCGGACCTGGTGGACCGATCCGGCCGGCGACTTCATGCTGTTCCTGGCCGAAGCCGAAGCCGAGCGGTTTGCGCCGTGA